The sequence ccagggtaccccattTATGTCACGGATAACTAGGGAGCTGTGCAAGTTATTTAAGGTGACGCAGTTGCGAACCTCGGTGTATCATCCTCAAACGGATGGCTTGGTGGAACGCTTCAATAAGACATTAAAGAGTATGTTAAAGAAGGTTGTGGACAAGGATGGGAGAAACTGGGACTTCCTGATACCGTACTTGATGTTCGCCATCAGGGAGGTTCCCCAGTCCTCTACGGGGTACTCTCCATTTGAGCTGCTCTATGGGAGACACCCTCGAGGACTCTTAGACATAGCCAAGGAAACTTGGGAGGGGGAACAGACACCCCACAAAAGTGTCATTGAGCATATCGCTCAAATGCAGGAGAGGATTGCAGCAATCATGCCGGTGGTAAAGGAACACTTACTGCAGGCCCAAGCAGCCCAACAGAGAATATACAACAGGGGGGCCCAACTCCGTGTTTTCTCACCTGGTGACAGGGTCCTCGTGTTGGTTCCCACTGTTGAGAGCAAGTTCCTGgctaagtggcagggtccctttgaagTAATTGAAAAAGTTGGGGAGGTCAATTACAAGGTGTATCAACCAGGTAAAAGGAAGCCCGAACAAATTTACCACATAAAtctgttaaagccctggaaggatagACTAGCGTTGACTACGAGGTCCCTCCCTGTAATGCCTAAAGGTATTGAGTCCCCTCTGATCCCTGAGGTCACCATTCCAGACACCCTGTCATGTTCCCAAAAACAGGAAGCTAGAGAGTTCCTGATAAGGAATAGAGAGAAATTTTCAGAGTTGCCTGGCACGACCTCAGCAGTTCAGCATGACATTGTTACTGAACCGGGGGTCCGTGTCAAGCTCAAGCTGTACCGAATTCCTGAAGCGAGGAGAAAGGACATCAGTGATGAAGTTAGAAGGATGTTGGAGCTAGATGTCATTGAGGAATCCAATAGTGACTGGTCTAGCCCCATCGTGTTAGTCCCAAAACCGGATGGCACTTGGAGGTTCTGCAATGACTTTAGGAAGCTTAATGCAGTGACAAAGTTTGACACGTACCCAATGCCCAGAGTGGACGAACTTATAGACCGACTTGGCAAAGCtcgctatctgaccactttgGACTTGACAAAAGGGTATTGGCAAATACCCCTGACTGCTAGCGCCAAAGAGAAGACTGCATTTGTAACCCCGGAGGGATCCTTTCAATATAAGAagatgccttttgggttgcaaAATGCCCCTGCAACGTTTCAGAGGGCTATGGACAGGACCCTAAGGCCTCACCGACAGTATGCAGCAGCCTATCTAGATGACATAGTGGTACATAGCACTGACTGGGAGTCTCACTTGCCCCGTGTCCAGGCTGTCCTTGATTCCCTCTTCAAAGAAGGATTTACGGCAAATCCCAAAAAATGTGGCATCGGTCTAGAGGAAGCCAAGTATTTGGGCTACACTATTGGCCGTGGTGTCATAAAGCCCCAGGTGAATAAAATAGAAGCCATCCAGGAGTGGCCACGTCCTGCAAATAAAAAGCAGGTCAGGGCTTTTCTTGGCATTGCGGGGTATTATAGAAGGTTTATCCCAAATTTTGCAACTATAGCTGCCCCACTGACAGACCTTACGAAAGGGAAAGACTCCGTAATGGTGAAATGGTCCCCAGTAGCGGAAGAATCTTTCCAAGTCCTGAAAAAAGCTCTTTGTGCACAGCCAGTGCTATACTCCCCTGATTTCGCCAAAGACTTTTTGGTTCAAACGGATGCCTCTGATGTGGGTATCGGGGCAGTACTATCACAGGTACACAATGGGGAAGAACACCCTGTGGTGTACCTAAGCAGAAAGCTTAATGACCATgagaaaaaatatgcagtcatTGAAAAGGAGTGTTTAGCCATAAAGTGGGCCGTGGATGCACTCAGGTACTACTTGTTGGGGCGCCAATTTGACTTGATAactgaccatgctcccctgaaatgGATGGCCCAAAAGAAGGAGACGAATAGACGGGTGAACCGGTGGTTTTTGGCCCTACAGGATTACTCCTTCACGGTAAAACACAGGCCAGGTGTTGAAATGGGGAATGTAGATGCCCTGTCCCGTGTTCACTCCTGTTGGGCTACAGGTGTTCCAACCCTGGGGTTGAAACAAGGGGGGAGGATGtgtagcagagcgtcccagagagagcctggaaaagtcctgttcggggtttacacctctcccaggctcctctcttatacGTTCAGGGATTTCTGAGCTCTGATCCAGTACGGGTGTTGGCCCTCTcacccaggccaatttaagctcacctgtGCAGACAGTCTTTGCTCTGCCCTGGGACACAGATAGtgttggtctgtgagagcaaAGAGGTTGGTAACCAAAACTGTTAAGCAAtctatgtggaagctgacaagctgtaggtttgttcagcctggtagtgagggcaTGCATATTGTATAGTTAGAGCCGGGACACGGCTAGGCtttttgtttaattacttttgttttgtttcttctctgcacactgtacagcacctgtaaaaagactttgtatatagcaccaataaacacccctctgttttcacttatcccatggacttggtatctgtgcctgctcatccccGGGAGcgttttgtacctgctacctatcccccagcTTACAGCTGTTATGCCCATATAGCTGCTTTAGTGCCCATATAGATGCTGGTGTGCCTCAATATGGGTGCAACATCATCTATATTAGGCACAATATCAGTTATATGGGCACAATGGCATAAAGATGATATTCTGTCCATATttctgtctcctattgtgcccagtgacactgacctTGCAGTGCTGCCAGTGTCGGGACAAGGTTATCTGGTGACCAGGgtgaagatgccaaactgcgctaAATTTTGAGTGTCTTCAGTTAGCCTAAAATACAGATTTCTTGTAAAAAATTAACAGCTACATACAGAATGCCCAAATGATTTATACTGAGCAAGAGAGAGATTTTTAGACATTTATAACTGACCTTAAATAATATGTAACTGATCACATGCTTGGTCAGAAATGATTTTTTGCAGATGCTCACCTCCTTTGCAATCAAAACATCTAGCCTTAAAAATGTCCATTACAGATTTGTAATGAGCCTGGGAAGTAGTAGAATTGTCCTGGTCTGGGGTCTTATTAGAGTTGCTGGATACTGATAATTAAACAGTAATCTACAAACACTGATTACAGACAGGCCATGGCACAGAAACAAGCTGACATTAACCCAACTTGTTCTACAAATATAAGTTGGCATTTCACCTGGCAGCTTCCAAGGCTTGATTCAGAAACTTCTTAGCTGGCCTGGGGTGAGCTCTGGTGACTGCTGGGCTGGATAGTCGCTGCTGAGAGAACGTTATCTTCCTGCTCCGCCCACCCTCGCTGCTGCTCTGACTGTGATCACTCTTACTTGGACAGCAGCCAAACCTGGGGGGATCGTCCTTCTCCTGTTTGGTACAGCGGCAGCTACAGAGAAGGAGGCACTCAGTTCAGTGTGC comes from Rana temporaria chromosome 2, aRanTem1.1, whole genome shotgun sequence and encodes:
- the LOC120928293 gene encoding uncharacterized protein LOC120928293 gives rise to the protein MEEILKQMVLANAAQQQANAIAQEQTKALYQQINAAQDQSQLLISAVQEQSQRLFEQLATAAEADRKTLTKVAETLAQWAPAEIKDIGSKPSAIHVARFLSKMTTDDDPEAFLLTFEWTAEREGWPKTRWAGLIAPLLSGESQKAYYDLESAEAGDYEKVKREILARLGVTLAVRAQRVHSWFFQVERPPRSQMFDLIHLVRKWLQPESLSAPQIVERVVMDQFLRSLPIPLQKWVSQGDPNSADNLVELVERYFAAENLVTTPTAAQTFHPKPRSPQATGKTVPGEVGGKHGKEVEGRIFGARTEVWRPKQGKPLPVSKPNWGNIRCFRCQELGHVAANCPLTDEPMQCDLSIRRQSMFAAVSCASAPNVGKHMCQMTVNNKPIMALLDSGSLVTLVTAEMVETMNFHAKKVAVICVHGDTREYPIATVQFKTGLGTVSHAVGLVPHLVHEAIIGRDFPKFWELWDRPDPVEVPDSVAEPELLANPDIGGSGDSSRGSPSFPFSVMAGELEEPEEVPTTSRAGQPSAEPTLEFADLNVHKENFGTEQRKDPTLTRAWENVMVINDVPVEPGDRTCFPYFCSNEDLLYRVCKMNDEVVEQLVVPKPYRRVVSELAHGHLLGGHLGVEKTTERVLHRFYWPGIQKNIENYCQSCAVCQMSAPQPHFRSPLVPLPIIEVPFERIAMDLVGPLPKSARGHQHILVIMDYATRYPEAVPLRAASAKNIAKELFMVFSRVGIPKEILTDQGTPFMSRITRELCKLFKVTQLRTSVYHPQTDGLVERFNKTLKSMLKKVVDKDGRNWDFLIPYLMFAIREVPQSSTGYSPFELLYGRHPRGLLDIAKETWEGEQTPHKSVIEHIAQMQERIAAIMPVVKEHLLQAQAAQQRIYNRGAQLRVFSPGDRVLVLVPTVESKFLAKWQGPFEVIEKVGEVNYKVYQPGKRKPEQIYHINLLKPWKDRLALTTRSLPVMPKGIESPLIPEVTIPDTLSCSQKQEAREFLIRNREKFSELPGTTSAVQHDIVTEPGVRVKLKLYRIPEARRKDISDEVRRMLELDVIEESNSDWSSPIVLVPKPDGTWRFCNDFRKLNAVTKFDTYPMPRVDELIDRLGKARYLTTLDLTKGYWQIPLTASAKEKTAFVTPEGSFQYKKMPFGLQNAPATFQRAMDRTLRPHRQYAAAYLDDIVVHSTDWESHLPRVQAVLDSLFKEGFTANPKKCGIGLEEAKYLGYTIGRGVIKPQVNKIEAIQEWPRPANKKQVRAFLGIAGYYRRFIPNFATIAAPLTDLTKGKDSVMVKWSPVAEESFQVLKKALCAQPVLYSPDFAKDFLVQTDASDVGIGAVLSQVHNGEEHPVVYLSRKLNDHEKKYAVIEKECLAIKWAVDALRYYLLGRQFDLITDHAPLKWMAQKKETNRRVNRWFLALQDYSFTVKHRPGVEMGNVDALSRVHSCWATGVPTLGLKQGGRMCSRASQREPGKVLFGVYTSPRLLSYTFRDF